The following are encoded together in the Glycine soja cultivar W05 chromosome 5, ASM419377v2, whole genome shotgun sequence genome:
- the LOC114412122 gene encoding probable sugar phosphate/phosphate translocator At1g12500 — protein MVEAQTWTTRRMSNPRLDTSTTDQVLDIPPTPPGELRNSFGSNPNNLSPTLLTALIISSWYLSNIGVLLLNKYLLSFYGYRFPIFLTMLHMLSCAAYSYASINFLELVPLQHIHSKKQFLKIFALSAIFCFSVVCGNTSLRYLPVSFNQAIGATTPFFTAIFAFLITCKKETGEVYLALLPVVFGIVVASNSEPLFHLFGFLVCVGSTAGRALKSVVQGILLTSEAEKLHSMNLLLYMAPLAAMILLPFTLYIEGNVLALTIEKAKGDPFIVFLLLGNATVAYLVNLTNFLVTKHTSALTLQVLGNAKAAVAAVVSVLIFRNPVTVMGMAGFGITIMGVVLYSEAKKRSKVTTH, from the coding sequence ATGGTGGAGGCGCAGACATGGACGACGCGGCGAATGAGCAACCCTCGGCTGGACACCAGCACGACGGACCAAGTACTGGACATTCCCCCCACACCCCCGGGGGAGCTCCGCAACAGCTTCGGATCGAACCCTAACAACCTCTCCCCGACCCTGTTAACTGCTCTCATCATTTCATCTTGGTACCTCTCGAACATCGGAGTTCTTCTCTTAAACAAGTACCTCCTCAGCTTCTACGGCTACCGCTTCCCTATCTTCCTCACAATGCTCCACATGCTATCATGCGCCGCTTATTCCTACGCCTCCATCAACTTCCTTGAACTCGTTCCTCTCCAGCACATCCACTCCAAGAAGCAGTTCCTCAAGATCTTCGCTCTCAGCGCCATCTTCTGCTTCTCCGTCGTCTGCGGCAACACCTCCCTCCGCTACCTCCCCGTCTCCTTCAACCAGGCCATCGGCGCAACGACCCCGTTCTTCACCGCGATTTTTGCGTTTTTGATCACATGCAAGAAGGAGACTGGGGAGGTTTACCTCGCCCTGTTGCCGGTGGTGTTCGGTATCGTCGTGGCGAGCAACAGTGAAcccctttttcatttgtttgggTTTCTGGTCTGTGTCGGTTCCACCGCTGGTCGCGCTTTGAAGTCTGTGGTTCAGGGGATTTTGTTGACTTCTGAAGCGGAGAAGCTTCACTCCATGAACTTGCTTCTCTACATGGCACCCTTGGCGGCGATGATTTTGTTGCCGTTCACGCTCTACATTGAAGGAAATGTGCTGGCTTTGACTATTGAGAAGGCGAAAGGTGACCCCTTTATTGTGTTCTTGCTGCTTGGGAATGCCACCGTGGCTTATTTGGTGAACTTGACGAATTTCTTGGTGACGAAGCACACGAGTGCTTTGACGCTGCAGGTGTTGGGGAATGCCAAGGCGGCGGTGGCGGCGGTGGTTTCGGTTTTGATCTTCAGGAATCCGGTGACGGTTATGGGAATGGCCGGGTTCGGAATCACCATAATGGGGGTGGTGCTTTACAGTGAGGCCAAGAAGAGGTCCAAAGTTACGACTCATTGA